A single genomic interval of Bacillota bacterium harbors:
- the trpB gene encoding tryptophan synthase subunit beta, which produces MALTGTLPDSRGRFGSYGGRFVPETLSAALEDLEQAYREAQADPLFSEQLRAYLRDYVGRPSPIYYARRLTEKLGGGRIFLKREDLNHTGAHKINNALGQGLLARRMGKSRLIAETGAGQHGVATATVAALLGLQCDVFMGVHDIKRQHLNVLRMEILGARVIPVPHGTGTLKDATSEAMRDWVTNVETTYYLIGSTVGPHPYPMMVRDFQSVIGEEVKAQAQDLWGRLPDYVIACVGGGSNALGIFAPLLDERISLIGVEGAGKGLNSGHHSASLQKGKPGVLHGSYSYLLQDEWGQIQEAYSLAAGLDYPGVGPEHSFLKDCGRVTYTAATDREALTAFFLLSETEGILPALESAHALAYACKLAPTLNKEKIVLINLSGRGDKDVEVIAGERRIIYES; this is translated from the coding sequence ATGGCATTAACGGGAACGTTGCCCGATAGCCGGGGAAGGTTTGGAAGCTATGGGGGAAGGTTTGTCCCCGAAACCCTGTCCGCAGCGCTGGAAGACCTGGAACAGGCCTACCGGGAGGCCCAGGCCGACCCCCTTTTTAGCGAGCAATTGCGTGCTTACTTACGGGACTATGTGGGCCGTCCCAGCCCGATTTACTACGCCCGCCGGCTTACAGAAAAATTGGGAGGGGGCCGGATTTTTTTAAAACGGGAGGATCTTAACCACACAGGTGCCCATAAGATCAACAATGCCCTGGGACAGGGTCTGCTGGCTCGCCGGATGGGGAAGTCGCGGCTCATTGCAGAAACCGGTGCGGGGCAGCATGGCGTAGCGACGGCTACGGTAGCGGCCCTTTTAGGGTTGCAGTGTGATGTTTTTATGGGGGTTCACGACATTAAACGGCAGCACCTCAATGTCCTGCGGATGGAAATTCTGGGGGCGCGGGTGATTCCGGTTCCGCACGGTACGGGTACTTTAAAAGACGCGACAAGTGAAGCGATGCGAGATTGGGTTACGAACGTCGAAACTACCTATTACTTGATCGGATCGACTGTAGGCCCCCACCCTTACCCGATGATGGTCCGCGATTTTCAAAGTGTGATTGGGGAAGAGGTGAAGGCCCAGGCGCAGGACTTGTGGGGGCGCCTTCCCGATTATGTAATTGCCTGTGTTGGGGGAGGAAGCAACGCCCTGGGGATTTTTGCCCCCCTTTTGGATGAAAGGATTAGCTTGATTGGGGTTGAGGGTGCCGGCAAAGGCTTAAATTCAGGGCACCACTCTGCCAGTTTACAAAAGGGGAAACCCGGGGTTTTACACGGTTCCTACAGCTATCTCCTCCAAGATGAATGGGGGCAGATTCAAGAGGCTTACTCCCTTGCCGCGGGTTTAGATTATCCTGGGGTCGGCCCCGAACACAGTTTCCTTAAAGATTGCGGCAGGGTCACCTATACCGCAGCAACCGATCGCGAAGCCCTCACGGCCTTCTTTTTATTGAGTGAAACGGAAGGAATTTTACCCGCTCTGGAAAGCGCCCATGCCCTTGCTTATGCCTGTAAGCTGGCTCCTACTTTAAACAAGGAAAAGATTGTTTTGATTAATCTCTCGGGGCGTGGAGATAAGGACGTTGAGGTCATTGCTGGGGAAAGGAGAATTATATATGAGTCCTGA
- a CDS encoding molybdenum cofactor guanylyltransferase, whose translation MEAAGIILAGGKSSRFQGNKAFAEIASQRIIDRIIALLRDVFPKLIVVTNSPSEYQDLEVEVVKDLIPCRGPLSGIHTGLIISPYALNFVAACDMPFISGALAAYLVKQATSDDDAVVPLIRGYPEPLFAVYRKTCLPFIETCLQAGNYKVTSFYDSVRVRYVPEAELIPLGGLKNFFNINTREDLKQASNIANTLK comes from the coding sequence ATGGAGGCGGCAGGGATCATCCTGGCGGGAGGCAAGAGCTCGCGTTTTCAGGGAAACAAAGCTTTTGCGGAGATCGCCTCCCAAAGGATAATTGACCGTATTATCGCACTTTTAAGGGATGTTTTTCCCAAGTTAATTGTTGTAACCAATTCCCCTTCTGAATACCAGGACCTGGAGGTAGAAGTTGTTAAGGATTTAATTCCATGCCGGGGGCCCTTAAGTGGAATACATACCGGACTGATAATTTCTCCTTATGCGCTCAATTTTGTTGCAGCCTGTGACATGCCTTTTATCTCCGGAGCGTTAGCAGCATATTTAGTGAAACAGGCAACTTCCGATGATGATGCAGTAGTCCCTTTAATCAGGGGGTATCCGGAACCTCTTTTTGCTGTTTACCGGAAAACCTGCCTTCCCTTTATTGAGACCTGTTTACAGGCGGGTAACTATAAAGTAACATCTTTTTATGATTCTGTCCGTGTCAGGTATGTACCTGAAGCAGAATTAATACCTCTTGGGGGATTAAAGAACTTTTTTAACATTAATACCAGAGAGGACTTAAAGCAAGCATCTAACATTGCTAATACCTTGAAGTAA
- the trpC gene encoding indole-3-glycerol phosphate synthase TrpC, producing MLNAIVAVRRIAVKEYRARHSPRELAARLAQVPPPRDFALVLRRKEGESMRLIAEIKVASPSAGILCRNLIPSQYVRAYENGGASALSVVVEPRFFLGSGDLLREVKNLTSLPVLAKDFIIDPVQIYLARTQGADAVLLLASLLSLETLREFVALANSLGMASLVEVHDEEELTRALESGTNLIGINNRDLNTFQIDLSTTERLKKLIPAEYLSVSESGIKTKLDWERIAQTGVDGVLIGEAFMRAQNPTAQMLTFLGLRRHPESSEGGREDGINGNVAR from the coding sequence GTGCTGAATGCAATTGTAGCCGTGCGCCGGATTGCGGTAAAGGAATACCGGGCCCGCCATTCTCCTCGAGAGCTAGCTGCAAGGTTAGCCCAAGTACCCCCGCCGAGGGACTTTGCCCTGGTACTTCGGCGAAAAGAAGGAGAATCCATGAGGTTGATTGCGGAAATTAAGGTTGCTTCTCCCTCGGCGGGTATCCTGTGCCGAAACCTGATTCCCTCGCAGTACGTCCGTGCGTATGAAAACGGGGGGGCCTCTGCCTTATCTGTGGTAGTCGAACCCCGGTTTTTCCTGGGGTCGGGAGATTTGTTGCGGGAGGTTAAAAATTTAACCAGCCTCCCGGTTTTAGCCAAAGATTTTATCATTGATCCGGTTCAAATCTACCTGGCTCGGACCCAGGGGGCAGATGCTGTGCTTCTCCTGGCTTCACTTCTTTCGCTGGAAACATTACGAGAATTTGTGGCTCTCGCGAACTCCCTGGGCATGGCTTCCCTTGTAGAAGTACACGATGAAGAGGAATTAACCCGGGCGCTGGAATCGGGAACAAACTTAATCGGGATTAACAACCGGGACCTGAACACTTTTCAGATCGATCTCAGCACTACGGAAAGATTGAAAAAATTAATTCCTGCGGAGTATTTGAGTGTCAGTGAAAGCGGAATTAAAACCAAATTGGATTGGGAACGGATCGCCCAAACCGGGGTAGATGGCGTCTTAATTGGAGAAGCGTTCATGCGCGCCCAAAACCCCACTGCACAAATGCTTACTTTTCTGGGGCTTCGCCGGCATCCGGAGAGTAGCGAAGGAGGAAGAGAGGATGGCATTAACGGGAACGTTGCCCGATAG
- the trpA gene encoding tryptophan synthase subunit alpha, translating into MSPDHPDFFFSSCESQSEKRLVAYLCAGDPDLEKSVLWAQALVEGGADCLELGVPFSDPLADGPVIQAAAQRALAAGVNLEKVLGLGEVLMKRLPKQVPLVLMSYLNPILQYGTQKFATDLASRGFRGAIIVDLPYEEGDVLRDLLSREKISLIPLVAPTTREERLQKIVRAGTGFVYCISVTGVTGPRDTLDPRICSLISRIKDLSTLPAVVGFGVSKPEQAAAIASFADGIVVGSAFIRLIGSAQGDPEAIQKQLKELAENLKNALTQHAR; encoded by the coding sequence ATGAGTCCTGATCACCCGGATTTCTTCTTTTCGTCCTGTGAATCACAATCTGAAAAAAGACTGGTTGCCTACCTTTGTGCGGGAGACCCGGACCTGGAAAAATCGGTGCTCTGGGCTCAAGCCCTGGTGGAAGGAGGCGCTGATTGCCTTGAGCTCGGTGTACCCTTTTCCGATCCTTTAGCCGATGGCCCGGTGATCCAGGCAGCGGCACAGCGAGCCCTGGCTGCAGGCGTTAACCTGGAAAAAGTACTCGGTTTGGGAGAGGTGCTCATGAAAAGGCTTCCCAAACAGGTTCCCCTTGTGTTAATGAGTTACCTAAATCCGATCCTGCAATACGGAACGCAAAAGTTTGCCACCGACCTGGCCTCCCGGGGCTTTAGAGGGGCTATCATTGTGGATCTTCCTTATGAGGAGGGGGATGTTTTGCGAGATCTTTTAAGTCGCGAAAAAATTTCTTTAATTCCCCTTGTTGCTCCTACGACGCGGGAAGAGAGGCTTCAAAAAATTGTCCGGGCGGGAACGGGATTTGTTTATTGCATTTCCGTCACCGGTGTGACAGGCCCGCGGGATACCTTAGATCCTCGAATTTGTTCTTTAATTTCACGCATTAAAGACTTGAGTACGCTCCCGGCGGTGGTTGGTTTCGGTGTAAGCAAACCCGAACAAGCTGCCGCGATTGCCTCCTTCGCTGACGGCATCGTGGTTGGAAGTGCTTTTATACGTCTTATCGGTTCAGCTCAAGGGGATCCTGAAGCGATCCAGAAACAACTCAAGGAACTCGCGGAAAACTTAAAAAATGCCCTCACCCAACACGCAAGGTAA
- the cmk gene encoding (d)CMP kinase, whose product MPRIPNIAIDGPAGSGKSTVARAVAQKLGFLYVDTGAMYRAVTYLALKGSFNFSDKASLAALAGEARFSLVHYLKQGAVALWCNGEDVTPFLRTREVSQKVALVAAISQVRLHLVRYQRRLAKHGGVVMEGRDIGTFVLPDADYKFFLTASLDVRLARREQELNAQGVSALEREELRRELIFRDQMDLEREIGPLKIAPDAVVIDCTELNVPQVVDKILEVYGGG is encoded by the coding sequence GTGCCCCGCATTCCAAATATCGCGATTGATGGCCCTGCAGGCTCCGGAAAAAGCACGGTCGCCAGGGCGGTAGCCCAGAAACTTGGTTTTTTATACGTTGATACAGGTGCCATGTACCGCGCCGTAACCTATCTGGCCTTAAAAGGATCATTTAATTTCTCTGATAAAGCATCTCTCGCTGCCCTTGCCGGGGAGGCGAGATTTTCTCTGGTTCATTACCTGAAACAGGGCGCGGTCGCACTCTGGTGTAATGGTGAAGATGTAACCCCTTTCTTGAGAACGCGTGAGGTTTCTCAAAAAGTTGCTCTGGTTGCGGCGATTTCTCAAGTTCGTCTCCACCTCGTCCGGTACCAGCGCCGGCTTGCAAAACACGGTGGGGTCGTGATGGAGGGGCGAGACATCGGGACCTTTGTTCTTCCCGACGCAGACTATAAGTTCTTTCTTACTGCTTCGCTGGATGTACGTTTGGCCCGGCGGGAACAAGAGCTTAATGCCCAGGGCGTTTCCGCTCTTGAGCGAGAGGAATTACGCCGCGAGTTGATTTTCCGGGATCAAATGGACCTCGAACGGGAAATTGGTCCGTTAAAAATTGCACCCGATGCTGTTGTGATTGACTGCACAGAGCTGAATGTTCCTCAAGTAGTAGATAAAATCCTGGAGGTTTACGGAGGAGGCTAG
- the aroF gene encoding 3-deoxy-7-phosphoheptulonate synthase: MIIVMEASATQKEIEAVQARLIQEGFSVHLSQGVARTIIGVIGDRTRALSLSLGMMPGVEKVVPILNPFKLASREFRQENTIIEVGPHLLGGKQIHIIAGPCAVEGRDQLLETAFTVKEAGATFLRGGAFKPRTSPYSFQGLEEKGLEILAEARQKTGLLIVTEVMDPRLVPLVAAYADILQIGARNMQNFFLLREVAKIEKPVLLKRGPSATIEEWLMAAEYIMLGGNHQIVLCERGIRTFETFTRNTLDLSAVPVIKQLSHLPVIVDPSHGTGKWWLVQPMARAAVAAGADGLMVEVHPSPSDALSDGQQSLTPENFRSLIAGVREVSQAVGRCFAEAGVGRREQLV; the protein is encoded by the coding sequence GTGATCATCGTCATGGAGGCCTCAGCAACGCAGAAGGAGATTGAGGCGGTACAGGCAAGATTAATTCAGGAGGGGTTTTCGGTCCATCTCTCTCAGGGAGTTGCGAGAACCATCATCGGTGTAATCGGAGATCGAACCAGGGCGCTAAGTTTATCTTTAGGTATGATGCCGGGCGTGGAAAAGGTAGTTCCTATTCTTAACCCCTTTAAGCTGGCCAGTCGAGAGTTCCGGCAAGAAAATACAATAATCGAGGTCGGGCCCCACCTCCTGGGCGGCAAGCAAATCCATATCATTGCCGGGCCATGTGCCGTTGAGGGTAGGGATCAACTGCTGGAAACGGCATTTACGGTAAAAGAGGCCGGCGCTACCTTTTTACGGGGTGGGGCTTTTAAACCCAGGACCTCTCCCTACTCCTTCCAGGGGCTTGAAGAAAAGGGATTGGAAATCCTGGCCGAGGCCCGGCAAAAGACCGGACTCTTGATCGTAACCGAAGTCATGGACCCCAGATTAGTTCCTCTTGTTGCTGCTTATGCCGATATCTTACAAATCGGCGCCCGTAATATGCAGAATTTCTTCCTACTGCGGGAAGTTGCAAAAATTGAAAAACCTGTTTTGTTAAAACGCGGTCCTTCAGCAACCATCGAGGAGTGGTTGATGGCAGCGGAATACATTATGCTCGGCGGCAATCACCAGATCGTCCTCTGTGAGCGGGGAATTCGCACTTTTGAAACATTTACCAGGAATACCCTTGATCTAAGTGCCGTACCCGTTATCAAACAACTATCTCACCTTCCGGTAATTGTTGATCCCAGTCATGGCACGGGCAAGTGGTGGCTGGTTCAACCCATGGCGCGGGCCGCCGTCGCGGCGGGAGCCGATGGACTGATGGTAGAAGTGCATCCATCCCCTAGCGATGCCTTGTCTGACGGGCAGCAGTCCCTGACCCCGGAAAACTTTCGTTCGCTGATTGCCGGAGTCCGGGAAGTGAGCCAGGCTGTCGGACGGTGCTTTGCGGAGGCCGGGGTTGGCCGGAGGGAGCAACTGGTGTGA
- the aroA gene encoding 3-phosphoshikimate 1-carboxyvinyltransferase, translating into MELRVIPGGKIAGSCTVPGDKSISHRAALIAALAEGTTTIKNFQQGEDCLCTLRCLEALGIPIEQREGVVRVTGKGLDGLEEPDVVLDAGNSGTTLRLLLGVLAGQDLFAVITGDQSLRQRPMGRVIQPLQKMGAQIWGRVSDSRAPLAIKGFPDLVPLNYRLPVASAQVKSAILLAGLNAGGMTTVIQPALSRDHTERMLHAFGARIEVDDLTVQIEGKVPLRGQEIDVPGDLSSAAFLLVAASILPESELLIRNVGINPTRTGILEVLEEMGAKIDVINERLQGGEPVADLQVQSASLKGVEIGGDLVPRLIDEIPILAVAAATARGITEIFDAAELRVKETDRLRAITRELQKMGVEIKEKPDGLWIRGGQDLHGAETASWGDHRIAMALAVAGLIGTGETIIHNVECIDVSFPGFATLLQDLGACLET; encoded by the coding sequence ATGGAACTAAGAGTAATTCCAGGGGGAAAAATTGCAGGTTCGTGTACGGTCCCAGGCGATAAGTCAATCTCCCACCGGGCGGCTTTAATCGCTGCCCTCGCCGAAGGAACCACGACAATTAAAAATTTCCAGCAAGGAGAGGATTGTTTGTGCACTCTCCGGTGTCTTGAGGCACTGGGGATTCCAATTGAACAGCGCGAAGGTGTGGTTCGCGTCACCGGTAAGGGCTTGGACGGGCTGGAGGAACCGGATGTTGTTTTGGATGCAGGAAACTCCGGAACAACGCTCCGGCTTTTGCTGGGAGTGCTGGCAGGTCAGGATCTCTTTGCCGTGATTACCGGTGACCAGTCTTTGCGCCAGCGTCCCATGGGTCGGGTTATCCAGCCTCTCCAAAAAATGGGGGCGCAAATTTGGGGCCGGGTCAGTGACTCAAGGGCTCCTCTAGCTATTAAAGGTTTTCCTGATTTGGTACCGCTCAATTACCGTCTTCCGGTGGCAAGTGCTCAGGTCAAATCGGCAATTCTTCTAGCCGGTTTAAATGCCGGGGGGATGACTACGGTGATCCAGCCGGCCCTTTCGCGCGACCATACCGAACGGATGTTGCACGCCTTTGGAGCCCGGATTGAAGTTGACGATCTGACGGTGCAAATCGAAGGGAAAGTGCCACTCCGGGGGCAGGAGATAGACGTGCCGGGGGATCTTTCTTCCGCCGCGTTTTTGCTCGTTGCAGCCAGTATTCTTCCCGAAAGCGAACTTCTCATCCGGAATGTTGGTATTAATCCTACCCGTACCGGTATTCTTGAAGTGCTGGAAGAAATGGGGGCAAAAATTGATGTAATCAATGAGCGGCTCCAGGGAGGGGAACCTGTTGCCGATCTCCAGGTTCAATCCGCAAGCCTGAAGGGGGTAGAAATAGGAGGCGATTTGGTTCCCCGGCTTATTGATGAGATCCCGATTCTTGCAGTAGCTGCCGCAACCGCGCGTGGTATTACCGAAATCTTTGATGCTGCGGAACTCAGAGTAAAAGAAACAGATCGCTTGAGGGCAATTACACGCGAGTTACAAAAAATGGGGGTTGAGATTAAAGAAAAACCTGATGGCTTATGGATCAGGGGGGGTCAGGATCTGCACGGTGCGGAAACAGCTTCCTGGGGGGACCACCGGATTGCGATGGCCCTGGCGGTTGCCGGATTAATTGGAACAGGTGAAACCATAATCCATAATGTTGAATGCATTGATGTTTCTTTCCCCGGCTTTGCTACACTCCTTCAAGACCTGGGGGCTTGCCTGGAAACCTAG
- a CDS encoding lysophospholipid acyltransferase family protein: MFYKFVRTLFRFLFTLFCRWEIQGLEHFPAAGPVIVIANHVSYWDPIVVGSALPRQVYFMAKRELYSYPVFGFVLKLLGAFPVNRQRPDRAAVKRALTHLEKGEVVGIFPEGTRSKTGELLSPFTGAAFFALRTGALVCPVALIGTTRIFCHGFFRKFQVRIGPVIQFNRQERRELELVARKMMEKIQELLDFTSEQAGISSVRAEKPL; the protein is encoded by the coding sequence GTGTTTTACAAGTTTGTGCGGACCCTGTTCCGTTTTTTGTTTACCCTTTTTTGCCGTTGGGAGATCCAGGGTCTCGAGCACTTCCCAGCAGCGGGTCCGGTAATTGTGATCGCAAATCATGTCAGTTACTGGGATCCTATTGTAGTCGGGAGCGCCCTTCCCCGCCAGGTATATTTTATGGCGAAACGGGAGTTATATTCTTATCCAGTTTTCGGATTCGTGCTGAAACTTTTAGGTGCTTTTCCGGTAAACCGGCAGCGGCCCGACCGGGCGGCTGTAAAAAGGGCCTTAACCCATCTGGAAAAAGGTGAAGTAGTTGGAATCTTTCCCGAGGGAACGCGTAGTAAAACTGGCGAACTTCTTTCTCCTTTCACCGGAGCCGCTTTTTTCGCATTACGAACGGGAGCTCTGGTATGCCCGGTTGCTTTAATTGGAACGACGAGAATTTTTTGCCACGGTTTTTTTCGGAAATTTCAGGTAAGAATTGGACCGGTAATTCAATTTAACCGACAAGAGAGACGAGAACTCGAACTGGTAGCACGAAAGATGATGGAGAAAATTCAAGAATTATTGGATTTCACGTCAGAGCAAGCAGGAATCTCGTCCGTTCGTGCCGAAAAACCTTTATGA
- a CDS encoding bifunctional 4-hydroxy-3-methylbut-2-enyl diphosphate reductase/30S ribosomal protein S1: MEIIRARSAGFCFGVRRALSLADQALEKYGRIYSLGPLIHNHHVVDSLKQRGVEVINDLAGAAGKPVLIRSHGAVPQVFQKAQEAGIVLIDATCPFVRRVQAYAEELARQSYQVVIVGEADHPEVKGIVGWAGAGVIVIRELEEVEDLKIHEKIGILAQTTQTPARFYAVAREFLGKAPEVRVYDTICKASLARQQEAAEIARKVEAMVVIGGKNSANTCQLVELCQQVVSTYHIEDSRDLDFSLLRQVSCVGVTAGASTPDWIIEEVIERMTIFDGEAGKALGEEVQVDPQEVTPKAGELETSEFTGQEKDPSEIQEAPDSGPEEMMDLDLAGTPRQIQQGDLISGTVVQVRDDEVLLDIGGKSEGIIPRQELSLKNIGHPQDVVKVGDVLDVYVLRVDNDEGHLILSKKRADRVKALDFLEQALEEKTELAGEVIKVVKGGLLVDVLGIRGFLPASLVERGYVADLEKYIGKNLRLRVIEFDRNRGKVVLSQKAILQEEYLKAQKELWETIQPGEIRKGTVRHLTNFGAFVDLGGVDGLLHISEMSWGRVNHPSEVVQEGDEVEVCVLSVDKENKRISLSLKQAQPNPWETVDERYQVGQIVSGRIVRLVSFGVFVEIEPGVEGLVHISRLADHRVGKPEDVVTVGQEVKVKILDINKQDRRISLSIRDAKVNNEKETKNPSSGSEVCLNLGDVFGELFSRAEQKVE; the protein is encoded by the coding sequence TTGGAGATTATTCGTGCCCGTTCGGCCGGTTTTTGCTTTGGGGTCCGGAGGGCGCTGAGCCTTGCTGATCAGGCATTGGAAAAGTACGGCAGGATTTATTCGCTTGGCCCACTCATCCACAATCATCATGTAGTTGATTCCTTGAAGCAAAGAGGGGTTGAAGTCATTAATGACCTGGCCGGGGCGGCGGGAAAGCCGGTATTGATCAGATCCCACGGTGCAGTGCCTCAGGTTTTTCAGAAAGCGCAGGAAGCAGGGATTGTTCTCATTGATGCAACCTGTCCTTTCGTGAGAAGAGTTCAGGCTTATGCCGAGGAGCTGGCACGTCAAAGTTATCAGGTGGTAATTGTGGGGGAGGCCGACCACCCTGAGGTAAAGGGGATCGTCGGTTGGGCCGGAGCGGGAGTTATAGTTATCCGTGAGCTTGAAGAAGTAGAAGATTTAAAGATTCACGAAAAGATTGGGATTCTGGCTCAAACTACCCAGACGCCCGCGAGGTTTTACGCGGTAGCGAGGGAGTTTCTCGGAAAAGCGCCGGAAGTGCGGGTTTATGATACAATTTGCAAGGCAAGCCTGGCGCGGCAGCAAGAGGCTGCTGAAATTGCTAGAAAAGTAGAAGCAATGGTTGTAATTGGGGGAAAAAACAGCGCTAATACCTGTCAGCTTGTTGAGCTTTGCCAGCAAGTCGTTTCTACCTATCATATAGAAGACTCTAGAGATTTGGATTTTTCGCTACTCCGGCAAGTAAGTTGTGTAGGGGTAACTGCTGGGGCTTCGACCCCAGATTGGATAATTGAGGAGGTTATTGAAAGAATGACAATTTTTGATGGCGAAGCGGGAAAAGCACTAGGAGAGGAGGTACAGGTCGACCCTCAGGAAGTTACTCCAAAAGCAGGGGAACTCGAGACATCTGAATTTACCGGGCAGGAGAAGGACCCTTCCGAAATTCAGGAGGCACCGGACTCCGGACCGGAGGAAATGATGGATTTAGACCTTGCGGGAACGCCGCGCCAGATCCAGCAAGGTGATTTAATCAGCGGAACTGTCGTTCAGGTGCGGGATGACGAAGTTTTATTAGACATCGGAGGAAAATCTGAGGGAATTATCCCTCGCCAGGAGTTATCTTTAAAAAATATTGGGCATCCGCAAGATGTTGTTAAGGTTGGGGATGTCCTTGATGTATACGTCCTCCGTGTTGATAATGATGAAGGACATTTAATTCTTTCTAAAAAGAGAGCGGACCGTGTAAAAGCCCTCGATTTTTTAGAGCAGGCACTGGAGGAAAAAACTGAGCTTGCGGGAGAAGTGATTAAAGTAGTGAAGGGCGGACTGCTCGTAGACGTTTTGGGGATCAGGGGTTTTTTGCCTGCTTCTCTGGTTGAACGTGGTTATGTTGCGGATCTCGAAAAATACATCGGAAAAAACTTGCGTTTACGAGTGATCGAGTTTGACCGGAACCGCGGTAAAGTGGTTCTCTCCCAAAAAGCAATTCTCCAGGAAGAATATCTGAAAGCCCAGAAAGAACTCTGGGAAACAATTCAACCCGGGGAAATAAGAAAAGGTACGGTTCGCCACTTAACAAATTTTGGGGCATTCGTAGATCTTGGAGGAGTAGATGGTTTGCTTCATATCTCGGAGATGTCCTGGGGAAGGGTCAACCATCCCTCGGAGGTGGTTCAAGAAGGTGATGAGGTAGAAGTTTGCGTTTTATCCGTGGATAAGGAGAACAAGCGGATTTCCCTCAGCTTGAAACAGGCACAGCCTAATCCCTGGGAAACGGTTGACGAGCGCTACCAGGTAGGACAAATTGTTTCAGGTAGAATTGTAAGACTGGTATCTTTTGGGGTTTTTGTCGAAATTGAACCTGGTGTTGAGGGTCTTGTTCACATCTCTCGTCTTGCAGACCACCGCGTTGGAAAACCTGAAGATGTTGTCACGGTCGGGCAGGAGGTAAAGGTAAAAATTCTAGATATTAACAAACAGGATCGGAGGATCAGCTTAAGCATCCGGGATGCTAAGGTAAATAACGAAAAGGAGACTAAGAACCCTTCGAGCGGTTCGGAAGTGTGTTTAAATCTGGGTGACGTCTTCGGAGAATTATTCTCACGGGCCGAACAAAAAGTAGAGTAG
- a CDS encoding prephenate dehydrogenase, translating to MEKKKVAIIGLGVIGGSLGMALVARGNYHVVGVDRDPLILQVAQETNAVSEVTLDCCEGVSGADVIFLAVPIGEIFKVAEKIKDFVTPSAVITDVGSTKGLVVAGLEEMFSSRFVGGHPMTGSEYAGIKGADRYLFENALYVLTPTPRTDPAAVAEIKKIVAEVGARNLCLSPHEHDLIVATVSHLPHFLALTLMNYAGKLALSHPETLLLAAGGFRDVTRVASGHPAIWRDIYASNREHLVNTCRQFRELLREMEQYLEQGDFGTLVTIMEEARREREKIPLKIRGFLPAVYEVVVTVPDRPGTIAHVAGILGERGINIIDIEILRVREGDGGTIRLAFAKEAEAELALRALRENGVIVKRR from the coding sequence ATGGAAAAGAAAAAAGTTGCCATTATCGGGTTAGGCGTGATCGGGGGTTCCCTGGGGATGGCTCTCGTAGCACGCGGAAATTACCACGTGGTAGGAGTCGATCGGGATCCCTTGATCCTTCAGGTGGCACAGGAAACCAATGCTGTTTCCGAGGTTACCCTGGACTGTTGTGAGGGTGTTTCCGGAGCCGATGTTATTTTTCTTGCCGTCCCGATCGGAGAAATTTTCAAGGTTGCAGAGAAGATTAAAGATTTTGTTACGCCTTCGGCTGTCATTACCGACGTGGGAAGCACGAAGGGTCTTGTTGTCGCGGGGCTGGAAGAAATGTTTTCTTCCCGCTTCGTAGGCGGGCACCCCATGACCGGTTCCGAGTATGCAGGAATCAAGGGAGCAGACCGCTATCTTTTCGAAAATGCGTTATATGTTCTAACACCTACACCTCGCACCGATCCTGCGGCCGTTGCAGAGATTAAAAAGATCGTTGCAGAAGTAGGGGCGCGTAATCTGTGTCTTTCTCCTCATGAACACGATTTAATTGTAGCTACCGTCAGTCATTTACCTCATTTTTTAGCCTTAACTTTAATGAATTACGCGGGCAAGCTTGCTTTAAGCCATCCTGAAACCTTGCTCCTGGCTGCGGGTGGGTTTCGGGACGTAACCCGGGTTGCCTCAGGTCATCCTGCGATTTGGCGAGATATTTACGCCAGTAACCGCGAACATCTCGTAAATACGTGCCGTCAATTCCGGGAGCTTTTAAGAGAAATGGAACAGTATTTAGAGCAAGGAGACTTTGGGACACTTGTTACGATTATGGAAGAAGCGCGGCGGGAAAGAGAAAAGATCCCTCTGAAAATTAGAGGGTTTCTTCCTGCGGTTTATGAAGTAGTCGTAACTGTCCCCGACCGCCCCGGCACCATTGCACATGTGGCAGGAATCCTGGGGGAAAGAGGAATTAACATTATCGATATTGAAATTTTGCGCGTTAGAGAAGGAGATGGCGGCACGATCAGGCTGGCCTTTGCCAAAGAAGCGGAAGCCGAATTAGCTTTGCGCGCTTTGCGCGAAAATGGAGTTATTGTAAAAAGACGTTGA